The region GGGTCAACGGCGTACCGGCGACGATCAGCTGCACCGGATCCTGACTCGGACCGGGTGGCCGAGCCGTCGGAAGGCGGCCGGCCACCCGGACCATCGGGACGACATGATCCCCTGGCCGCCGGGTGGGGTTCGGGATCACGGTTGCCGCGTGGCGCTGGTCAGGGTGGTGGTCACGATCTTGTGGACGGCTGAAGGCTCTGGGCTGTCCTTCCGCTCGGTGAACAGTAGGTGCGCGGCACCGATCAGGGTGGGCGCGAGCGTATGGATGTCGGCGTCGAGCGCGATCCGGCCGAGGTCGCGTTCGGCCGTCAGGTAGCCGGCGATCATGGCCGTGCTCTCGCCGACGAGCGGGAACTGGGCGGTACCGGCTGCGCGCAGCCGTGCGCGTAGCTCGTCCCGGGCGATGATGAGGGCCACGATTGCCACCATGACCGGCTCGAAGAGGGTTATCAGGGCACGGGTCAGGTTGTCGGCGACGGTACCGGTCCCTGCCGCGTCCCGCAGCGCGGTGGCCTGCGCCTCGACCCGCGCCACACGGTCGAGAACCAGGTCGGCGAGAAATGCATCGAAATCAGCGAAATGTCGATGCAAGACGCCCTTGGCGACGCCCGCCTCGGTGGTGACCGCCCGGCTGGTCAGGCCGGTGACCCCCGCCTGGATCAGCACCCGTTCCGCCGCGTCGAAGAGTTGTTGACGTGGGTCCCGCAACGCTACGCCGGTGGGCAACGCGTACCTCCTTCGATCGCTGGAACGTCTGCGATCGCCTTAGTGGGCAAGCGCCCATTAAAGTGGGCGCATGGTCACTCTATCGCCCTCGTCCAGCTCCGAACCACACCGGCATCGTCGCCTGGCAGAGTCGTTCGGGATGGACCCCGCACGGTATGACCGGACCCGACCTCCGTACCCAGACGCCATGATCGAGCGGATCGCGGCCGCCAGTCCCGGCACCGACTTTCTCAACGTCGGCTGCGGAACCGGCATCGAGGCCCGCCAGTTTCGGGCCGCCGGCCGTAGGGTTCTGGGCGTCGAGCCCGATCCGCGGATGGCCGACTTCGCACGAGAAAGCGGCCTCGAGGTCGAGGTCGCGACCTTCGAGGAGTGGAAGCCGGCCGGGCGCACCTTCGACGCGGTCGTGTCAGGTACGGCCTGGCACTGGGTCGACCCGGTCGCCGGCGCGGCGAAGGCGGCGCGGGTCCTGCGGCCGGGCGGCGTGCTGGCACCGTTCGGGCATGCGTACCAGCTTCCGCCCACCGTGGCGGAAACCCTCGCCACGGCCTACCGGCGGGCGGCCCCTGAGTCGCCGATCAACTTCAGCGGCCAATCAGGCGGCTCTGTCCTGAACGCGTACCAGGCGCTGTACACCAAGGCTGCGGAGGGGATTCGCGAGGTTGGCGGGTTCGGGGAACCTGAGCTGTGGCGGTACGACTGGGAGCGTTCGTACCGTCGGGAGGAGCTCCTGGATCTGATGTCGACGTGGGGCGGCGTCAGCGATCTGCCGTCGGAGCGGATGGCCGAGGTGCTGACAGCCGTGGACGGGGCGGTCGATGCACTGGGCGGAACCGTCACGTTGTCGTACGCCACCTGGGGCCTTACCGCGATCCGGACCGACGCCCGACCCTGAAGAAATGGCCTAGCGGATGCGGCCGGTATGTCGCCTATCACCTAGCGGATGCGGACAATGAGCCTTTACTGGGCTTGCAAATGCTGGTTAGGTTGCGGGCGTGGACAGATTCCGGATCGGGGAAGCCGCCGAACTGCTCGGGGTCAGCGCCGACACCGTACGGCGATGGGTGGACAGCGGACGGCTGCCGGCCACCCGCGACGAACACGACCGTCGGGTGATCGACGGCGTCGACCTGGCTGGCTTCGCCCGCTCGCTGGCCGACGAACCCGACGAGGGGACCAGCCGCTCGTCGGCTCGCAACCGGCTGCGCGGCATCGTCACCGCCATCACCCGGGACACCGTGATGGCCCAGGTCGACATCCAGGCCGGCCCGTTCCGGCTGGTCGCCCTGACCAGCCGGGAGGCGGTCGACGAGCTGGGCCTGCGGGTCGGCTCGGTGGCCGTCGCGGTGGTCAAGTCCACCACCGTCATGGTGGAGCTGCCCCGATGAGCCGCCGGCACCGAGCCGGATGGTCCTCGGCACCAGCGCGGCGGTTCGGCCGGCGCAGCGCCTGGATCGGGGCCGCGCTCACCCTCGTGCTCGCCGGAGCGGCCGGCTGCACCTCGTCCGATCGCGGCGATGCCGGTCATGCCGGCGGCGACCCGGGACAGCCGACCGGCACCGTCACCGTGCTGGCCGCCGCGTCGCTGACCGAGACGTTCACCAGGATCGGTACGAACTTCGAGGCCGCCCATCCCGGCGTACGGGTCGTCTTCTCCTTCGCCGGTAGCTCACAACTGGCCAGCCAGATCAATTCCGGTGCCCCCGCCGACGTCTTCGCGGCGGCCAGCCCGGCGACCATGAAAACCGTCACCGAGGTGGCCCGCGACATCGACCAGCCCCGGGTCTTCGCCCGCAACCAGCTGGTCATCGCCGTACCGGCGGGCAACCCGGCGCAGGTCACCGGTCTGCGTGACCTGTCCCGGCCGGGGCTGAAGGTGGCGCTCTGCGCCCCGCAGGTGCCGTGCGGGGCGGCGGCCCGGACCGCGCTCGACACCGCCGGGGTGGCGCTCACCCCGGTCACCCTCGAACGGGACGTCAAGGCCGCGCTGACCAAGGTACGGCTGGGCGAGGTGGACGCCGCACTCGTCTACCGGACCGACGCGCGGGCGGCAGCCGGGCAGGTCGAGGGCATCGAGTTCGCCGAGTCGGCCGTCACGGTCAACGACTATCCGATCGTGGCGCTGCCCGGGGCACCCAACCCGACCGGGGCGGCGGCGTTCGTGGCGTACGTCCTGTCCGAGCCGGCCCGTACGGTGCTCACCGAGGCCGGATTCCAACCGGCATGATCGTGGCATCCCGTACCCGTGCGGTCGGCGGTCGCCTACCCGTGGTGCTGCTCGTACCGGCCCTGATCGGGCTGGCGTTCCTGGTGCTGCCGGTGGCCGGCCTGCTGATCCGTACCCCGTGGTCGTCGCTGCCGGCCCGGCTGACCGCCCCCGGGGTGCTCGACGCGTTACGGCTCTCGCTGGTCAGCGCCACCCTCGCCACCCTGCTCTGCGTGCTCTTCGGGGTGCCGCTGGCCTGGCTGCTGGCGCGTACCTCGGTGCCCGGCCGCCGGTTGATCCAGGCGCTGGTGACCGTGCCGCTGGTGCTACCCCCGGTCGTTGGCGGCGTCGCGTTGCTGCTGGTCTTCGGGCGGCGCGGGGTGCTCGGCGGTTGGCTCGACAGTACGTTCGGCATCACCCTGCCGTTCACCACCACCGGCGTGGTGCTGGCCGAGGCGTTCGTCGCCATGCCGTTCCTGGTGATCAGCGTGGCGGGGGCGCTGCGCGGTGCGGACGCCCGCTTCGAGGAGGCGGCGGCGACCCTGGGGGCCGGCCGGTGGACCGCGTTCCGCCGGGTCACCCTGCCGCTGGTGGCCCCGGGTATCGCCGCCGGAGCGGTGCTCTGCTGGGCCCGTGCCCTGGGGGAGTTCGGTGCCACCATCACCTTCGCTGGCAACTTTCCGGGTCGGACCCAGACCATGCCGCTCGCCGTCTACCTGGCGATGGAGACCGATCCGGAGGCGGCCATCGTGCTCAGCCTGGTGCTGCTCGTGGTCTCGGTGGCGATCCTGGCCACCCTCCGGGAACGCTGGACGATGACGTCATGACCAGGCTGGAATCCGCTGCCCACTCCTCGGCCGCCCAGCACCCGGCCGGTAACCATTCCCCGGTGGTGGACGCGCACCTGGTGGTCGACCGAGGGGCGTTCCGGCTCGATCTGGCACTGACCCTCTCCGCCGGTGAGGTGGTCGCCCTGGTCGGTCCCAACGGGGCCGGCAAGAGTACGGTGCTGCGGGCGCTGGCGGGACTGCTACCCCTGCACGACGGGCACATCGACCTGGCCGGCGAGCGGGTGGACGAGCCGGGAATCGGCGACTCCGGTGCCGGTCTGCCTCGTGCTACTCGGCCACGGGCCGGTCGGTTCGTGCCCGCCGAGCGCCGGCCGATCGGCGTGGTCTTCCAGGACTACCTGCTCTTTCCACACCTGTCCGCGCTGGACAACGTCGCCTTCGGTCCGCGCTGCCGGGGCGTGCGCAAACGGGACGCGCGGGACGAGGCCGCCCGCTGGCTCGCCCGGGTGGGGTTGACCGAGTACGCCCATCGCCGGCCCCGCCAACTCTCCGGCGGGCAGGCGCAGCGGGTGGCGCTGGCCCGCGCGCTGGCCGTACGCCCGGCCCTGCTTCTGCTCGACGAACCGCTGGCCGCGCTCGACGCCCGGACCCGGTTGGACACCCGCGCCCAGCTACGCCAGCACCTGACCGCACATCAGGGGGCCACCCTGTTGGTGACCCACGATCCGCTGGATGCGTTGGTGCTGGCCGACCGGCTACTCGTGGTGGAGGACGGTCGGCTGGTGCAGCAGGGTGACCCGGCCGAGGTGGCTGCTCGCCCCCGCACCGAGTACGTCGCCAGCCTGGTGGGGCTCAACCTGTATCGCGGCCAGGCCGACGGGCATACCGTGACGCTGGCCGACGGTCCGGTCCTCACTGTCGCCGACCAGGTGCACGGTGCCGTCTTTGTCGCTTTTCCGCCGTCGTCAGTCACGTTGTCACAGATCAAGCCGGGCGATGAGGGTAATACCTGGCCGGTACGGGTGACCGGGGTGGAGCCGTACGGCGACAATCTCCGGGTCCGACTCACCGGCATGCAACCCGGCCCTGCCGATTCCCCGACTACGATCCGGCCGCACGTTGACGTGGGGCACCCGGCCGATGCTCCGGCTACGGGGCAGTTGGCAGCCGACGTCTCGCCCGCGGTGGTGGCGCGGCTGGATCTGCGTAC is a window of Micromonospora polyrhachis DNA encoding:
- a CDS encoding TetR/AcrR family transcriptional regulator; the protein is MPTGVALRDPRQQLFDAAERVLIQAGVTGLTSRAVTTEAGVAKGVLHRHFADFDAFLADLVLDRVARVEAQATALRDAAGTGTVADNLTRALITLFEPVMVAIVALIIARDELRARLRAAGTAQFPLVGESTAMIAGYLTAERDLGRIALDADIHTLAPTLIGAAHLLFTERKDSPEPSAVHKIVTTTLTSATRQP
- a CDS encoding class I SAM-dependent methyltransferase: MDPARYDRTRPPYPDAMIERIAAASPGTDFLNVGCGTGIEARQFRAAGRRVLGVEPDPRMADFARESGLEVEVATFEEWKPAGRTFDAVVSGTAWHWVDPVAGAAKAARVLRPGGVLAPFGHAYQLPPTVAETLATAYRRAAPESPINFSGQSGGSVLNAYQALYTKAAEGIREVGGFGEPELWRYDWERSYRREELLDLMSTWGGVSDLPSERMAEVLTAVDGAVDALGGTVTLSYATWGLTAIRTDARP
- a CDS encoding TOBE domain-containing protein — its product is MDRFRIGEAAELLGVSADTVRRWVDSGRLPATRDEHDRRVIDGVDLAGFARSLADEPDEGTSRSSARNRLRGIVTAITRDTVMAQVDIQAGPFRLVALTSREAVDELGLRVGSVAVAVVKSTTVMVELPR
- the modA gene encoding molybdate ABC transporter substrate-binding protein produces the protein MSRRHRAGWSSAPARRFGRRSAWIGAALTLVLAGAAGCTSSDRGDAGHAGGDPGQPTGTVTVLAAASLTETFTRIGTNFEAAHPGVRVVFSFAGSSQLASQINSGAPADVFAAASPATMKTVTEVARDIDQPRVFARNQLVIAVPAGNPAQVTGLRDLSRPGLKVALCAPQVPCGAAARTALDTAGVALTPVTLERDVKAALTKVRLGEVDAALVYRTDARAAAGQVEGIEFAESAVTVNDYPIVALPGAPNPTGAAAFVAYVLSEPARTVLTEAGFQPA
- a CDS encoding ABC transporter permease; translation: MIVASRTRAVGGRLPVVLLVPALIGLAFLVLPVAGLLIRTPWSSLPARLTAPGVLDALRLSLVSATLATLLCVLFGVPLAWLLARTSVPGRRLIQALVTVPLVLPPVVGGVALLLVFGRRGVLGGWLDSTFGITLPFTTTGVVLAEAFVAMPFLVISVAGALRGADARFEEAAATLGAGRWTAFRRVTLPLVAPGIAAGAVLCWARALGEFGATITFAGNFPGRTQTMPLAVYLAMETDPEAAIVLSLVLLVVSVAILATLRERWTMTS
- a CDS encoding ABC transporter ATP-binding protein, encoding MTRLESAAHSSAAQHPAGNHSPVVDAHLVVDRGAFRLDLALTLSAGEVVALVGPNGAGKSTVLRALAGLLPLHDGHIDLAGERVDEPGIGDSGAGLPRATRPRAGRFVPAERRPIGVVFQDYLLFPHLSALDNVAFGPRCRGVRKRDARDEAARWLARVGLTEYAHRRPRQLSGGQAQRVALARALAVRPALLLLDEPLAALDARTRLDTRAQLRQHLTAHQGATLLVTHDPLDALVLADRLLVVEDGRLVQQGDPAEVAARPRTEYVASLVGLNLYRGQADGHTVTLADGPVLTVADQVHGAVFVAFPPSSVTLSQIKPGDEGNTWPVRVTGVEPYGDNLRVRLTGMQPGPADSPTTIRPHVDVGHPADAPATGQLAADVSPAVVARLDLRTGARLWAMIDPATTRAYPAR